The following is a genomic window from Homalodisca vitripennis isolate AUS2020 chromosome 5, UT_GWSS_2.1, whole genome shotgun sequence.
AGCAGTgtagtacttacaattactttagagagtaaacatgtctgacagcatttaaTTAGTTCTAATTGATATTTGATTCCATTCGAGTGTTAGGTGCTTATCATACTGCAGTCTAGAaaaatgcttataattaaaataaaacagaaaacaattacatttaGGTAGcgttaaaagttattaaaacatcTTAACAAGTCTTCAAACACTAAAACGCTTGTCGCGCTATGACAAACATGACCAAAATAACAAAGGAAAGATAGTGAATAAACTTTGTCACATATAGGATGTTTAAGTAATATAAACTGTACGTTTCTGAAAATAGCTTAACATTTGgggtcaaatatttattttgtgtactcCAAGTTaggtataaaatgaaataatatttctgtaaacTTTATGAGAATAACAATATTTCGGATGTTTGCCATGTTCATAATGTTAGCATAATTCAAAACCCTTGTTAAGATatcaagcattttttttttttttaattggaaggTTGCAAGATTTTATCTTTTATCTATAACACAAAGCTTAACTAGTTGTAACTCAAAACGGAGCTATTACCACAGTAGATCAAGTAAGCAGGGATGTAACTAAGCAGGGGGAAGTGGGGGCTCATGCTCTAAGTGCCAAAATTTGAAGGGAGTAAAATTggcaaaaatgaataaaataataataatccataAAATGTGCAACTAAATTGGAAAATAACGTAACAACTGCAGTTATCAGTTATGCAAAAGTGTACATTgaaagatattatatataaaattagtatttattcaaTTCAAGCAGATTATAATTAGTCAAAAGGAAGAACCATTAACTGAATAGAAGTATGGTCAAATGACCattaattagtattagtatttgCGGTTCATACTAGAGTTACAATtagatacttattttatttagagTGTACCACGAGGTTCCAATTGAGTACTCGTCCATTGAAGTTGGTATTTTGCTCCTGGGAACTCGTTGACGTGTTGCAAATCTTGTTTGTTTCTGGTACAAGTTAGAATAGAGTTAACTGACATGACAACTTAGCCAGATTCTATTCAGAATTTCTACATGGACTTACTGAATTGACCTTTTCACAAATAAAACATCACTGTAAGAACAATGTAACTAACATTATTATGACACATCTTTTTTGTCTTAGCTGATAATGGGATGCTGTTAGTTAGATGGTacatattatatttcttgtaatagTTAATACTATCATTTTCtgcatttacatttttcttttgattatacgagggtaattcggataGTAAGGTCCGATTCGTGTTAACTAGACAAACCGTAAGCGAGCAGGGAAATGCGCATGCGCCCTGACTCCCGGTATGCATTGCGCGCAGAATGACGCCATTTGCAGTGACATCGTTGTAGTCTGATGTTgtctgtgcctttttaaaatgtttaaaactattgaacgtcccgtcgactgtgaaatacggtctgtgatacggtttttgacagcaaggaacgtttcagcagcggatattcatcgacagataagtgaagtgtacTGTCCAAATGAAATGAGTAacagcaaagtgcggaagtgggtgagaggttttaaagatggacgggaaaatgtccatgacgaaccacGATATGGTCGGCCGTCAGTGATCACCGGAGATTTGGTGATAGCCGTTGATGAAAAAATTCGTGAAGATCGGTGATTCACTGTTTCTTCATCAGCAATAAAATTTCCAAACGTGAGCacgttgtttaaaattgtttttgaaattttggatttttgcaAATTGTGCTCACGTTGGGTTCCCAGTCTccttactgaggaacacaaaaagagaaaaatgggtattgttcttgaatttttgatccaatatcatcagAAAGGGgataaccttttagaccacattgtgacgggtgacgagacatgggtttcccacataaccccagaaacgaaacgccagtcaatggagtggcgtcACTCGACATCACCGGTTAAAGTGGTTAACAAGACTGGTTATCGTCGCAGGCAgccgacttctatgacaccggcattcaaaaacttgtagatcgttatgataagtgtttacacaaaagtggaaattatgtagaaaaatagtgattgatgtcaggaatcaaataaaacaagttttttgaaaaaatatggtgtggttttttaaaataaaaaaacggaccttactttccgaattaccctcgtaaaATGGGTTGTTTTAGCATATTTgtctttaatatttcttataaaatggaGATGTGTCtttgaaaatgaagtaaaatttattcaGCATTATTAATGAtatcttaaaagtttattttggacTCCCAGATATCATAAGAGGATTTCTTTATGTGAGGGAAAAGCCTAAGACCCAGCACTTAGTTCCAAAAAAGTTTGCATCTCTCTTACTTGTATTTAACCTTCAAATCTCAGGTTTGTGGAAAAACCATTAAATTTGTGTAGGCTCTTGTTCTCCAATATCGCTTGAACTCAGTTATAAGCCCCTAGGAATTTTTCCTCGTGTTACATAATGTGTCATAGTTTAATAACAAGCTAACAATGTTTCTTTTACAGCATTATCCGGATTTGGAAATCAAACAAGTCAGAGAAAGTTCCATACAAGTAATCGTTTGTTGAAGAAAAAAGACTACTATGAAATCCTTGGAGTCTCCCGAAATGCTTCTGCCAAAGACATTAAGAAATCCTACTTTCAGCTTGCCAAAAAGTACCATCCTGACACCAACAAGGATCCTGATGCTGTAAAAAGGTTCCAAGAAGTTTCTGAAGCTTATGAGGTACTATTATAGCATATTAAACTTGTTATAACATTAGCCCTAGATATCAATAGCGTGTatgaactaataatttataaaatgttttaagatggtaatttttaatgtacattgtTTTTGAGAGTCAAACAACTTCGCTGTCGTCAAATTCAGTGTGACATGGAGGGTATGTAAATTTCATCAACATGTAGTTACTTttaccaccaccaccaccaccaccaccactaaaaaacaagtaaaaaaatcatttttttggatagtttatgcataatgtttttaTGATAGATACAtcttaagtttataaataaaacaatataaaaacttatttataaatatatttttctagtttgATAAAAAAAGCCTTctcttaaaaatgtgttaatgttGTTTACTGATGAATCAATCCATTAAATGTcaaacaatcaaatataattatttttgttgggTACATgattgatattaaattatgttatttgattATTGTAATCAAAGCAGTGGTTAACAATGCATCCAATACATTCAGTTGGAATAGAAATGTGTAATATAAAGTGTCGACATGCATGGGGGAGGGGGGGTTGGTTGTGTCTTGAAACCAACAAAGTACGGGGACACTCCTAAGCACTAAAAGGTTTAAACATagtgttcatttaaaattttgttacatttaaataaataaatattgtagtttttctgTATTCGCAAAGTTAACTGCAAAGCATGTTTTATTCATAGAGTTATCTGCATAATTGTGGATGAAGTgctgaatgttttaaaatgagactttaaaaaaagttgttgtaGTGAGTGAATGTGTCTGATCGGAGACATTACTTTTCTTTTAATGTGCTTGAGATCATTGAGTGTATGATAACAACACATAAACCAATGATAACACAGTTAGTTCTATGCACTTGTGTTTggttattgtttgatttatttaccTTCTAGAGTTGTAAGCACATGTGATTGTAGGTGCTGAGTGATGAAGGCAAAAGAAAAGAGTATGACTCATGGGGAGCTACATCGGAACAGATGGGTATGGGAGGACCTCCACCAGGAGCCAATCAAGGATTTGGTGCCCAACATTGGCAATTCCATTCTTCAATTGATCCAGAGGAACTATTCCGCAAGATCTTTGGAGAAGCTGGTTTTAAGGCAAACAACTTTGGAGAAGAGTTTGCTGATTCCCAATTTGGTTTTGGAGCAGCTCAAGAGGttagttaatttgtaaataaaatataactttcagaTTATTTTAACTACAATGTTTTAAAGTAGCATGCTTATTATATGAGTAGGCCCCTTTGTTtcacaataaatatgaaattaaatctaaaaactattgaaaatgggAGAAAGATAGAAAAGAACAGAAAACAAGGGTCGCTCTGAAAGTTTTTGAGATATGATGAGTTTTCTGTTAGAGTTACCAAACCTTAACCCAAAGAAAAAAACCCTCAAACAACAATGCACTTTTGAAGTCGAATCTTTCCGCTCCTTAAAGCACTCACTCTCTTAATTTTTGGAATGGAGTCATATTATTTATGAACCTCATCATCACTTTTGGCTTCTGAATAGCAAAGACCACCATGCATTTGTTTTTTCAGATTGAAGAGTAACCAAAAGTCGCACATAGTGACAACCAGTGAATAAAGGAGTTGCTCCATTGTTTTTATGCCATTTTCGGCCAACAACTCCAAAGTTTTTGTAGCTGTGTGAAAAGAGGGCATTGTGTGGTGCAAAATTAAACCTATAACATTCAAGTGCTGAAGAAATTTTGGAAAGCGATATTTGGTATACCAATTTGTTCTGACAGTCCTTTGTCTTTTTAGCTTAATAGCCTTCACCAGTGTCATACTTCTGAAGAAAACAGTGTACATTACTTTCTTCATTGATCATTGTTGCTTGATCATTTCGGGTACAGCTTGTCTTCCAACATCCAAACGTGACTCTCCTCAAGTCTGCTGGCTGATTCACACTCAGCTTTTTACTTGTCTGTCAAATCGTGAAGTGCCCATCGAGACACAACAATCAAGCTTTAGCAGCCAACAAAAGAAAACTGATAATACATCAAAAGCAATCTGGCAATTTAATTGTTAAAGAAAGGAAACAGCTAAAATTGACAATGAATGGCGAACAATCAAACAATCCACAAACAATTGCTGACCATATAAATCTGTACTTTACTACCATTGCATCCAAGGTATTGGTGAGCAACACTCAGCACTCCAGAGCTAACCTGCTAGTGGTCCAGGAAACAATCATCTATAAACTTGCCCATTTGTCTTGCACAAATGAGGaaggagtaaaaaaataaaatttatatatttaagccAAATTGTGTTCAGGAGTGGATGAGATCTCTACTATAAAAATCAATCATTATTGTGACGAGCTAAAAACACCTCTTGTTATTATAATCAACAAATCTGTAATAACTGGCCATTTTCCAACAGGTTTAAAAGTTGCAAAAGTATAACCAAAATTCAAGAGTAGTTACCACATGGAGGCAAGCAACTACCGACAAATCTCACTAATTCTTCTAATTCCACTTTCTCTAAAGTAATTGAAAGTTAGTTTTGAAACAGCTTATGGATAACTGTGAGCAGAATAACCTACTCACAGAGTTACAGCATGGCTTTGTTAAAAAAGTCAACCACCACAGCTATAACTGAATTGAACAAAGTGAACTAACTACCACCACAATGCTTgacttcacaaaatatttttattgcctgGCACAAAACTTGACATTAGTAAACTGCAACATCTTCAAGTAAAAGGAACAGCTTGTAAATGGTTTAAAAGCTATCTAGAAGGTAGGAGTCAGCTGTTCGTGATTAGGCACACGTCGAATGAAAGAGTACATGTAATAAGATCTAAATTTCTACCTATCGCAAGGGGTACTATTAACTAACGTGGCTTCTTGGCCGATTCATATACACAGTCAAGGAGTTCCTGGACTGGAGTAGCCAATAGAACACTACTGgacttattatttacattgatttaaaaccttatttaaaacttgttatctTGACTCAACACTGTACTCAATGTGTATGTGATTAAAGAAtgaattgatttgatttgtttttttgatTTGAGGAGTGCCATAGGAGTCAGTTTTGAGTccagttttattcataaataaccTGATCAGGTTTTTAAATGAACATTGTTCTGCACTTATGTTTACGGATGATCTAACACTACTCATAGTTGGAAACACATCTGTGTGCAAGAAACTCATGTATTGCTTTTAATATGGCCTACCAGTTCTGTCATGCTAATGACTTACCCTTGACAAAAACAAAGCAGCTAACGTTTGGCAGAAGAAAAGAAGAGATCCCAACACTACCTGATGTTGAATGAACACCCCAAGCAAAACTTTAAGGCATGGcagtagataataatatttcatgGTCTAACCACATTGATGTTGTTTGTAAGAAATTAAACACTGTATATACGTAATCAAGAGAATTGGGCACATCAGCCATTTGTCCACAGCAATAACTGTATACTACTcactttttaattctaatttgGAATACAGTATAGTCATCTGGGATTGTACTAATGAAGGAAACCTACAGCGAATTCTGGTAGCAAAAAACCATAATCTGGAAAATCCATAATCTGACTCATCTTAATGAATATATATCAATTACTGTGTACTGATTATAGGTGTCTATGAGGCTGACATTCACTCAAGCAGCAAGAGGGGTCAACAAGGAGATCACTGTAAATGTGGTAGACACCTGTCCCAAGTGTAACGGGTCTCGTACCGAGCCAGGGACCAAGGCTATCCGCTGCCATTACTGCAGTGGCACTGGCTTCGAGACAATATCAACGGGTAAGGGAAAAATTCCATTTCCATAGATTCCATAGATCAGTAAACATGTCACATTTAGTACATCTAAATTGGTTAAAATTTACTGCTATCATAAActtaagtaaaatacattttgttttggaaactaaataataatactaaagtgTTAGTTTAATGTTAGGTATTTAAGAATTTATCCACCGAATGAAATGTCCAGCTCATAAgggaaaatttaaactaaaaaagtaagtttGTTTAATTTGAAAGGGTAGGGcattgaacaattttataaaagaatatttaggcccttgttcatatatttttagaCTATTTATAGGGTATTGCTATATAATGTGTGTAATTCAATATAAGGAGATGGaaaatttgtaaactataattattaagcAAATtagtatatctttaaaaaatgttttaaaaacttcaaaaatataaatacatggaGGTGTCAACATTTTATGAGTTACTCAAAAACCCTTTacataataattcatttcagtTTAAATGGTGCATTATTCGGTCGTAATACAGATCCTAATCTATGATTTctgtttcacaataaaaatacatatttattaaacttgtaaCTAACTGATAATGTTGCAGGGCCGTTTGTGATGAGGTCGACTTGCCGTTACTGCAATGGAACTCGCATGCTCATCAAGTTTCCTTGTACCGAGTGTGAGGGCAAGGGAAGTAACGTTCAACGTAAGAAAGTTGTGGTGCGAGTTCCTCCAGGtacagtaattattgttagtACTGATAAAATTCTTGAATGGTTGTGTACTTACTAAGAGGAAACATTAGTCAGCTGCCAGTCGCACATCTGAGGGTCCGTTTTTATCACGGAGCTAAAGTTTCACCCTTTGCACTCGGATTCAGACTTACGTAATAGTCCTTTTAAGCTCTTGGGGCCGCTATGGGTGGCCATGAATGTTCTCTGTATCAGATCGGAGATTTACGACCACGTCCTGTTCCTGAGCTCATTCTTAATTCACGCTCTCACGTTTTTCCTGTTCAGCTCGTCAAGCCACTATGTGTGGCCCACTGTATTGCACAGTTATAGAATTCAATCCTTATCCAGTTGTGGCTGGAAAGTGCTGCAGTCTCTCAGCCAAATAaggaactaaattaatatttctcttatTGGCAGCACACACCATAGTTTAGCGTTATTTTTATCTGAGTGTCAGTGCCACTGTAGCTGCTATAGTataatactatacatttaaaaaaatacttatgcaTTTGGTGGAGCCAAACCTTAAAATATGGAAGCGagtttatattctgttgataTTAGTGACCTACTTAagactgattgtatttttattttgcaaagcTGAAACCTACTAAATTTTGTAAGATTGCACTTCAGTCCCAGTCATTTAAAGAGCTGAAGGTCAAATAATGTCATTTAAAACAAGTAGAAGTGACGTACATGTTACGCAAGCGCTGAGTGTTGACGTAGAACCCAACTGGTCACTAGCTGTGGTTCGCCGAGCTGAGAGGACAATCTGTAATTTAACCTGAGCTGAGCAAGAAACCACACTTAATAGCCTGCTTAatgcaaagggttaaaaatgcgTTATCAAAAGGAACTCATCTCAGATCTGTGCATTTTTAACTTCAGAAACTTACATTGTAGCATCTCAATGGTAATGAAAGGTTAAAAATACAATTCTCTGTAAATACTAATGGTTTATATTCAGTATGGATTTTGTCATAAGGAAGTCCATTAAACTGAATTATAAAGATTCCTACCCATCATACCATCCTggttgtataaattattttgaagtgatATTTTAAGAGTCTCATGAATATAGCACTATAGGtaaccgcttacaaaaagacattgGGCGATTTCAGTTCATGCAGGGTAGGGTAAATACCCCTTTACCGCTGTGATGCtgccctctcccagtatccccaccactggaTTGGCACTAGCCAGTTTATtgtatttactgtaaatttaagaagattaaattaaagttactgttttacaaagaaaatactgaaaaataatcaATAGTTCTGATCAAATGATTTCTAAATAATTGTGTTTCAATTTTCTTCAGTGATAAAAAAGTCAGCAAGCTTTTTTTTTCTCTGGCAGGAGTTGAAGACGGGCAGACAGTTAGGTTACCAGTGGGAAACAAAGAACTGTTTATCACTTTCCGAGTGGACAAGTCCGACTATTTTCGCAGAGATGGACCAGACGTTCACACAGATGCTGAAATCTCCTTGTCCCAGGCAGTCCTGGGTGGCACCATCAGGATACAAGGGATATATGAGGACCACACTGTGCAGGTAATGTGTTTACAATCCTCCAGCTCTAACTCTAGTAGAGTTTCAACACAAAAGACCTTGATTTTTTGATGACATTTGTTGAAAAATTCAACTTATGGCAATGGAAATGGGTTTAACTTCACCAATTTTTGCATAACTGTTCTTTATctaaaaataacttgaaaaacagtaataataattttactgcaCTAATGTAAAtatagtactaaaatttaatgtaGTCCTTTTTCTAAAAGCCAATTCCTTCTCTTCTTTTCTGAATTCATTTTCTTGCTCTACAGTATTGTGCTGCCCTCGTCATAGGAATCACAAAGTAATGTTGCTCAGGATGTAAAACACTACATGCTCTTAATACAAACATGTCTTTTTTATTGTGAGTATTATAACACAAAAAAGAaacacatacacatttttatgaaaatccaGGTGCCTAACAGgtgaaaataaacatacaatgcTAGTTATCAAATGTTGCTTTGTTAAAAAGctcatgtaatatatatatatatatatatatatatatatatatatatatatatatattatatattttcaaaaaaaggagtgcatatgtatgtgtgtatatatatatatgtatatatacatacatatacactccttttttttgaaaattcaggTGTCCTGacaggtgaaattgaacataaaatgCAAGTAATCAACTATTGATTTGTAAAAAAAGCTgatatataatgtgtaatatatatatatataaaatatgtatataaaatattatatatcacatgatatatgtatataatgtttaaatgatataaactatacatttctGGAAACAGCATACAATTTTTGGTCAAATATACACATTGGTTttttttagaaagtaaaaaaaattactaaaacgtgTTTCTCTGTTTCCTTTTGAGAGAAAAATTATGTATGCAAGTATGTGTATGTAATTATGTTACATTTGGagtattgtttgtagttaaaataagctttagaaaaatacatttttttttttttttttttgcctttggcgcagtgtagcgggtactgcggttatcgcaagataaccagatcaagcaacgccgagcgtggccgcTGTTTGGATAGttgatcgctgagcgatcctgtccttgcaagcggcccgcctgcccggccattggtggtgattcggaagtcacctttaagccgttggtccccaggttaagtgttagagagggcttcttagccctaacttcgcctggtaaaataagacattctttactttttttttttttttttttttacatttccggGTACTTTAAAAACTGTGCTACTACAGTAAGTTTGCATGCCACTTCTAGAGTTAATTAACAAATTTCAGGAGAAAGTTGTCAAAGTAGATCTAAAATTAcagtatgattttataaaattgaattcccGTTGAAGTAAGGTAGTATCACTCAGTAAGCAATTACTTGCAGATATCACCAGGAACATCATCCCATACAAGGCTGCGGTTGAGCGAGAAGGGGCTGAAGAAAGTGAACACAACGAGTGGCTACGGAGATCACTATGTCCACATTAAGGTCAAGGTACCCAAGAAGCTAACGGAGAAGCAGCGAGCACTCGTATTGGCATACGCGGAGCTGGAAGATGACACACCAGGAATCATTCGTGGCATCACATACAAGAAAGATGGTGAGTAGCCTTCATCAATCATTAtgtcaaacatattttaagaaaagaGATTATAAAAGGATACAGATGTTATTGGCAATTGAATTAGGATTCCCAGATTGGTCTACCTTAtgttttttcatttatgaaaacatattttacactCAGTTGAAGCCAAAATGTTGCCTACCattattgtaattgaaataaaaagttttttcacacattttttgATTATTCAGGTAAAACCATGGTTTTAAAAGTCAATGAGGTATATTACTGAAatggttttgtttgttataatgttttatctataaataaaaaagtactaatGTTTTTGAAGAGCAGAGTTTTAGCATCATTAGTTTTCTGACTAATAACTTAACAATAACactgtgtgtaatatttttattataatttatatgaattttagtCCTAGAAGAATGGAAATACTCATATATTTCAATGTTGCTTTTTAATAAAGATGTGATATAAATTCCGTCACTATAGCTTTAACCTTGAAACTGGCAAAGTCTTAGTTAACAACACATTTTTCCTGCCatgaactggcagagtcgtaattTGTGATGCATTAAACATCATCTGCTGTTTATGTCATCTTTCAAATCTTTATTCAAatcataataaaagttatatcattgTAATCTGCAGATTCTGTGCTTTCTTTTAATGTACTTACTgttacacataaaacatttctttatattttattagctaTATGCTTATAGCCAAGTCTAAAGTTTTATCTTATATAAATGAACATTAGAGAAAACgtataaaaagaaatgtttactgcTTCATACAAGACTTAGTCAGTCTCTTTTGTTTACCTTTGGTACAAATCTCcctcttcaaaagtaaaattacacaaacatttCAAGGTCATTATTTCCACACAGGAAGTGTTGAGCTGTTgcaatatttgttattacatcTTCCAGTTTCTTCATTATCAGAATCGTTTTCACTGTCCTCTGTTACTGTTGAAGAACAAGCTGaagaacattatttatattttcaaattaaaattattaagctCTTGTAGGTCTACTACAacattgttaatttgttattacattgcatatattattctgaACACCAAACATGTTgacaaagaatacaaaaataaaaacaaattggactagaaattcaacaaaaatagttttttttttaattttgacttatCTACTTTTTAAAACCAATCTAGATAACAAGGATAGCCAGATAAACAAGTATGGATAAACGTGATTGTACTGCACAGTTTTGTTAACATGTTTTCTTGGTAACAATCAAATTGTTCCCAACATTAACGTTctaatatttttaccaaattcaGCATTCGGTTTTCTTATTCTCAAATTCACAAGCCAAACTTCAGTTGCATTTCTTGATCTGATTGCAGCATATACCAAAAGTCTGTTGAATGGTGTCTTTGTAAAATGTTATGATATATGTTACGTCTGTCCTCATACGCAGAAAAGGTCATGTTTAGGGACCTTACATATAGAGTGTACCGCAAGGGTTTGTACTTACTCCTGTCCTTTTTAATGTGTACATTACTGacatttcaaaaacataatttagaaagTTTATGTGTGCTGATGTTTAACCCTTATATACAAGAATACTCAACCAACTGAGCTGGTTGGTCAATCACCTAAAATCTGTTAGCTCAATTTTAAACCAACAAAAATGGAAGTTTGCTGTTTCCACTTGAACAACAGCTTGGTCAATCTGAAGGGAAAGATCATTCTATTCGATGGAAGAGTACATCTCAACAGCGTGGATGAAGCAAGACTTGTAGAATattcattgttttacaaaaattgtaacattGCACTGACGTGCCAATGTAGTTGTGTGGAATATTTTCTcgcaaaataaaattcttattctcaTTATACATCCTTTGATGGTGTTGAGATCAAGCATACCAAGCAACACCCTCATGACTATTGTATTGATCAGTTGATTTGTCAGTAAAATGCagtataaaaagttgtattttaatttggtaCCACAGTTTTAGTACAGTTTTGTAGTAAGGTATTTTCCTATTTggataaataatgtttgttagatttatttaatttattttgattactgATAAcacataaacatgtttatatgggagtaaacatgtttattattctTCACTGGAATCTTTACAAATACCAGTCAAAAGTATTGAAGACAGCTGATCATGCAAAgaccattaataaaacaaattcagcACTTGGATCTAAGAATATTCTTTTCGTATATGAGTATGTAAGAAAGCATAAACAATtaccaacaataattaattgaatcgGCACATACTAAAAGGGCCTCAGTCAAAACAACCTACTtttgagaaaaacaaaaaaaaaactgtttctagAACAtagaattaataacaaaaataaataaaaaataccacacGGTAGGACAGGTATtggttagtatttttgtaataagaaaacatttttatgaattatttgtatttacaaaaaaaatcttgaaaGTGTCAGACTTAGGCCCTTTTAGCATGGAACAGGGTTTGCAATGGAATAATTGAGTTCAAAATCGtacttttggaatattttattagttaaaatgagGCCAGTTTgcttttatatgaatataagaatatacagaagtaatattttaattaacattatgatcATAAACAGTTTATGAATCATCTTCAGGAATGAATGTCCCCAGATTGGGAAGAATTGTTCAATTTTGTCAAATCGCTTGGTGTCAGTAAAGGCTAAAAACATTCTTGCCAAAGAATTATTCTTATTTAGCCCCCCGCAGTTGTCGGAATACACATGAAGCTCTGTGTACTGCGATGAGACCTTCTGTAAGTAGTCATATACAAACGAGCATACCTCATTGGGGCCTTTCTTGGCAGTACCCTCATGATACAGATAGATTACTGcatcattcttgtttatgtcatGTATGCAAAACACACTAGTTGACAGCTGGCGAAGATAGATAGAATGTCTCTTGGACTAATAATGCGTGTGACGAGGTCCTTTTAGCACAGAATTGTGAAGCTATCCTCAAATACTTGGTTTCCATAGAGaacttaattttcaatttttgtg
Proteins encoded in this region:
- the LOC124362062 gene encoding protein tumorous imaginal discs, mitochondrial-like isoform X2; amino-acid sequence: MASRGLVKYFSVKHWNLVSISSTGKFSFRAHHNCHCGQLFGSAVILASSRCILPDNQALSGFGNQTSQRKFHTSNRLLKKKDYYEILGVSRNASAKDIKKSYFQLAKKYHPDTNKDPDAVKRFQEVSEAYEVLSDEGKRKEYDSWGATSEQMGMGGPPPGANQGFGAQHWQFHSSIDPEELFRKIFGEAGFKANNFGEEFADSQFGFGAAQEVSMRLTFTQAARGVNKEITVNVVDTCPKCNGSRTEPGTKAIRCHYCSGTGFETISTGPFVMRSTCRYCNGTRMLIKFPCTECEGKGSNVQRKKVVVRVPPGVEDGQTVRLPVGNKELFITFRVDKSDYFRRDGPDVHTDAEISLSQAVLGGTIRIQGIYEDHTVQISPGTSSHTRLRLSEKGLKKVNTTSGYGDHYVHIKVKVPKKLTEKQRALVLAYAELEDDTPGIIRGITYKKDGNPNIDEQPMAGSEQQVSKDEGFLKKLKKTIFG
- the LOC124362062 gene encoding protein tumorous imaginal discs, mitochondrial-like isoform X1; protein product: MASRGLVKYFSVKHWNLVSISSTGKFSFRAHHNCHCGQLFGSAVILASSRCILPDNQALSGFGNQTSQRKFHTSNRLLKKKDYYEILGVSRNASAKDIKKSYFQLAKKYHPDTNKDPDAVKRFQEVSEAYEVLSDEGKRKEYDSWGATSEQMGMGGPPPGANQGFGAQHWQFHSSIDPEELFRKIFGEAGFKANNFGEEFADSQFGFGAAQEVSMRLTFTQAARGVNKEITVNVVDTCPKCNGSRTEPGTKAIRCHYCSGTGFETISTGPFVMRSTCRYCNGTRMLIKFPCTECEGKGSNVQRKKVVVRVPPGVEDGQTVRLPVGNKELFITFRVDKSDYFRRDGPDVHTDAEISLSQAVLGGTIRIQGIYEDHTVQISPGTSSHTRLRLSEKGLKKVNTTSGYGDHYVHIKVKVPKKLTEKQRALVLAYAELEDDTPGIIRGITYKKDGSKLCYEGSDNDLLNQVREAISDPEKTSASVEPEKIGKKVSDNVEHHSSDTKRGELN